TGTGTGGCTGGCTTACGGCCAGATGATAGCTGAGCGCACCGCCGGCCAGAACCGTCGTGCTGATGATCCAGCGCCGCCGCCACAGCATCGAGATGATATCACTGATCGAACCAAGACTACCCATAACACTACCTTCTCTTGCGACCGCGGAACCAGCGATCGCGAATACCCTGTACAATATCGTTCAGTGACTTTCGGATTTCTCCGCGGTTGAGGACAACAGCCACCAGCCTTGTTCTGCCATTCAGCAACTCCTCGGCCTCGCGCAGCTGTGCGGCGGTGTTGCGGGTGCCATCTGCTACCAGCAGGATCCCGTCCAGTTGCGGCATGAAGGACAAAGTGTCGTCACGGCCAAGGATCGGGGGCAGATCGTAGATCTCGATCGTCGGGGAAAATTTCCGGCGCAGGTTTCCCAGCGCAACGGCGGTCGATTGTTCCTGCAGCAGTTCCGCGCTGCCCTGGCTGGGTTGTGAATTCAACAGCAGCGCCAGATTTCCGTGATAGCTGCGCAGGTGATCTGATGCCGAATGATTGCCCGCCAGGAATTCGCTGAGCGGCCCGGGGGCATTGGCACCGAACATGCGCGCCAGTCCGGGTTTGCGCAGGTTCATGTCCGCCAGAACGACCCTTGCACTGGGCCGCCGCGCCATGGACAGCGCCAGATTGGCGGCAATGAACGATGTGCCCGAACCTTCCGTTGGTGCCGAAACCCCCAGACGCAGGATGCCGTTTTCTTCCAATGTGCCCGCCAGCAATGTGCGCAGCAGGTCAAATCGACGGGTGATGTCGTCATCGCGACTGTCCGTAAACAGCTTGTAGCGCTTGAGCGAGGCAGGATCGGTGCGCAGGGGCCTTATCTCGGCCCAATGCCTTGCATGATCCATGGCACTGGACGAGGCATTCGCAGGGCTGCTGCGATCCAGTCGCAAGCGCGCTACCTTCGTCGGCGCCTGCTTGGCAGGGGTCGCCTTTTGCGCTGTTTGCGGAGTTTCAGAATTCATCACTGGTAACCCAATCACCTTTATCGTCGGAAATACGAAAGACCTCCAGCAGAACTATCAGATGCTGTGACTTAATCAATTTATACAATAGAACATGTAAAATGCAGACTATCATGATGATAGCCATCTGTCAGAGGGGATAATCAGATCGTGATGACGAATTTGAATGTGGACCCGGCCAGACTGGCTGCGAATGTGATCGATGCAGTTGCGATCGGACGCAACGAAGGCAAAAGACTGGTCGAATGCCTGGCTTCGCTGCAGCGCGCAGGCGTGCGCAGGATCGTCTATGTCGACAGCGGTTCGACCGATGGCAGCCTGCTTGCCGCCGAAGCTGCTGGCGCGATGGTGGTGCAACTGGACATGAGCCAGCCCTTTACTGCCGCCCGGGCGCGCAATGCCGGGCTGGCCCGATTGCTGGAGATGGATGATCCCGCGGAATTCGTGCAGATGATTGACGGGGATTGCGTTCTGCGAAGTTCTTGGCTGCCTTTGGCGCAGGATTTCCTGAAGAGCAACCCGCGCGCGGTGGCTGTTTGCGGGCGCCGGCGCGAATCCGCGGCCGCTGCCAGCGTTTACAACAGGTTGTGTGATGTCGAATGGGACACGCCGGTTGGCAAGGCGCTGGCCTGCGGGGGGGATGCCCTGTTTCGCATGTCCGCCTTGGCGGCTGCTGGCGGATATCGTGCCGATCTGATCGCCGGAGAGGAACCCGAGCTTTGTGTCAGATTGCGTCAGTCCGGGGGCGAGATATGGCGCCTGGACGGTGAAATGACCCTGCATGATGCGGCCATGACCCGGTTTTCCCAATGGTGGCGACGCAGCCGCCGCGCCGGCTATGCCTTTGCCGAAGGTGCCGCCCTGCATGGTGCCCCGCCAGAGCGGCACTGGGTTGCCCAGACCCGCCGCGCGGTGGTCTGGGGCGCGGTGCTGCCGGTTCTGGCCTTTCTTCTGCTATGGATTGCCCCGGCGCTGGCCCTGTTGGTCCTGCTGATCTATCCGGCGCAGGTGTTGCGCCTGGCGGCGCGGCGAGGGCTGTCGAAAGGCACATCCTGGGAGGTTGCCCTCTTCACCGTGCTGGGAAAATTTCCCGAAGCCCTGGGCGTGCTGTCATATTGGCTCAACCGGCTGCGGGGCCGCCATGGTCGCCTGATCGAATACAAATAGGGGGTCAGCGCGCGCGACGTTGCTTCAGGGCATTCATTGCCTCGGCAGGCAGGATCGCGGCGCAACGTGCATATCGCGGGGCCAGCCGCCGGGGCGAAGACAGCATGCGCCAGACCCATTCCATCGCGATTCGGCGCACCCATCGCGGCGCGCGTTGCTGGTTGCCGGCCAGAAAGTCCAGACCGGCCCCGATCGAGGCAAAACCGATCTCTGGTGCCTCGATGCGTCCACGCGCGGCCAGACGCTCTTGCTTGGGGGCCCCCAGCGCAATGAAACACAGCCGCGCCCCGCTGTCGCGAAGCTGATGCAGGACCTCGGCACCAGCGGCGGATTCGGGATCAAACCCCATGGGCGGGGCAATGCAGGCGGCGATCGTGATGCCGGGCACATTCTTGCGGATATGTGCAGCGGCACCTTCAAGCGCCTCGGGCGTGCTGCCGACCAGCGCAAGCGGGACATCTTCGGCGGCGGCAAGCCGGGCCAGCGGCATCACCAGGTCCGAGCCGGGCACCAGAGCCAGGGATTCTCCGGCAAGGCGGGACAGCCAGATGATCGGGTTGCCATCTGCGACGACCAGATCCTGTGCCGCATAGGCCTGACGAAAGCCGCCATCCTGGCGCAGCTTGACCAGATGATCCAGGTTGATGGTCGCCAGGGCAAAGCCCTGATGCGCGCGAAATCGCCGGGTCACTTCCTCCATCAGGCTGGGCTGGTCGGGCATGTTCACGCGAATGACGTGGTCTTCATAGGTAAAATTCATACTGTGGGCCGCCCTGAAAGAGTCACTGCGCCTGAAAACTGATCACATTCCAACCATTGTCTGGCACTTTAGACCGCGTTGGACAAGTCGTTGGCGTTTGTCAGAACCCGCCCATGTGCTAAGGAAGGGAATGTAACCAGTTCATCTCTCCGGCGATTTTTTCACATGCCCAACAGTCTCGCATTTCTCATGATGACCAGCTGGCCCTTGGTCACGCTGGCCATGTATCTGCGCATGCCGGCGAAATCTGCGGTGATCTGGTCGATCCTGCTGGGTTATCTGGTGCTGCCGGCGGGAATGGTGCTGGATCTGCCCGCCTTGCCGGGGCTCAGCAAGCACAGCATCGCCTCGCTGTTCGGCTATCTTTACGCGACGCTGCTACTGGGGCGACGCATCTCCTTCATGCCTGAAGGACGGGTGGGGCGGTTCCTGGCAATCCTGATCCTGCTGTCGCCATTCCTGACGGTGATCACGAATGGCGACCCCATCTTCATCAACAGTCAGAAGACCTTGCCGGGGCTGCGCCTCTATGACGCGGCCTCAATGCTGGTGGGGCAGCTTGGCTTTCTGTGCATATGGGCGTTGGCACGGGAGTTCCTGCGCGACACGGCAACCCTGCGCCAGTTGGTGACGGCACTGGTCATCGCCTGGCTGTGGTATTCGTTGCCGATGCTGTATGAGGTGCGGATGTCGCCGCAGTTGCATATCCGCATCTATGGCTTCTTCCAGCACGATTTCGCGCAGATGATGCGGCAGGGCGGTTTCAGGCCCATCGTCTTTCTGGAGCACGGGCTATGGATTGCCATCCTGACCTCGATGTCGGCGATGCTCTGCGTGGTTCTGGGGCGCAGTTCACCACCCGATACCGCGCGGCGATACTATATGGCTGCAGCTTATCTGATGGTGGTGCTGATCCTGTGCAAGAGCATGGCCTCTCTTCTTTATGCGGCGTTGATGATGCCCGCGCTGATTTTTCTCAGCGGCAAGAGACTGGGGCAGATTGCCATGCTGATGGGGGTGCTGATCCTCAGCTATCCCATCCTGCGCACGCTTGACGTGATCCCGACGGGAACCCTGGTCGAGATGGCCGGTCGCATTTCCGACGAGCGCGCCCAGTCCCTGCAATTCAGGTTCGAGAATGAAGATGCGTTGCTGCAACACGCGATGGGTCGTCCCTTGTTCGGCTGGGGAGGATGGGAGCGCAGCTCGATCCATGATCCCTTGACCGGAGAGACTGTCTCGACCACCGACGGGCTTTGGGTGATTGCCATGGGATACGGAGGATTCGCCGGCTTCATCGCGCAGTTTGGCCTGTTGTGCCTGCCGATCTTCATGCTGGGTGGCATTCATCGCCATGCCGGACGCGAGGTCAGCATTCTGGCCGGAGGGGTGGCGGTGGTTCTGGCCGTCAATCTGATCGACCTGCTGCCGAATGCGACGATCACCCCGGTGACATGGCTGATCACCGGCGGCTTGCTGGGCTATCTTGAGCAATTGCGCAGGGGTGTGCCTGAAGACGAGACGGTAATGGTTGCCGCGCCGCGCCGGACGGGCGGGGCCAGGCCATTTGCCGGGCTGGTCGGTCAGTCCCATACCGGTCCGCGCAGCCTGCTTTAGGTTGCGCTTCGGTCAGCGCCTGAATGAAATTGGATCGCAGATATTCGGCAAGAAGAGGGTTCCGTGATACGATCAAGCTGCGGTTTTCAGGCCTGAAGGATGAAAACCTGTCCAAAGCGGCAGGTTCAAACAAAGGGCTTTGCGAATTAGCTGTTATGTCTGTGTATGAAGGTTGAAGTTGTAAATGGGAATCGCGTTGCTCGCGGCAGTGGCCGCGCCTTGTCGGCATTTGACGAAATGGTCGCAATTTAAGGGAAATCCGGCTGTTGTCCGTGTTGATCGGGTGACAAGATTGCGTGGGTCGAATTGTCATTTGGCCAGATGGGGTGCCCAGGGCGGCAATGCGAAACGGGTGACGCGATGACAAAACACGATGATCCGCTGCAGGGCCTTGATGGCGCAATCGCCATTACCGGCATGTCGGCACATCTGCCGGGCGCTGCAGATATCGACCAATATTGGGCCAATCTGCGCGACGGCATCGAATCCATCCGTCATCTTTCGGTGGATGAGCTGCTCGCCAATGGTGAAAGCCCGGCGCGCCTACGACAGAAGAATTACGTGCCGGCCTCTTCGATTCTTGAAGGCTTCGAACGGTTTGACGCGGATTTTTTCGGGCTCTCGCCGAAAGAGGCGGCGATCATGGACCCCCAGCATCGCCAGTTCCTGGAATGTGCCTGGGAAGCCTTTGAGAACAGCGGTCATACGCCAGAGGGTTTCGATGGGCCGATCGGCGTTTTCGCCGGTTGCGGCATGGGCAGCTATTTCTATTTCAATATCTGTTCCAATGCCGATCTGGTCAAGAATACCGGGATGTTCCTGCTGCGCCATACCGGCAATGACAAGGATTTCCTGTCCACCCGCGTCAGCCATATCTTTGACCTCAAGGGGCCAAGCCTGTCGATCCAGACTGCCTGTTCGACTTCTCTGGTAGCGGTGCATCAGGCGGCGCAATCGCTGCTGAACGGCGAATGCGACATGGCGTTGGCGGGGGGCGTGACCATCGAACTGCCACATGGTCGCGGCTATCTGTTCGAAGACGGCGAGATTCTGTCGCCCGATGGGCATTGCCATGCTTTCGACCATCGCGCGCAGGGCACCGTCTTTGGCTCTGGCGCAGGCTGCGTGGTGCTGCGTCGGCTGGAGGATGCGATTGCCGATGGCGACCATATCTGGGCCGTGGTGCGTGGCACTGCGGTGAACAACGATGGCTCGGCCAAGGCCGGTTATCTGGCCCCCTCGGTCGAGGGTCAGGCCCGCGCCATTGCCGAGGCGCAGGCCGTGGCCGGGGTCAATGCCGGAACGGTCGGCTATGTCGAATGTCACGGCACCGGCACCTATCTGGGAGATCCGATCGAGGTCGCGGCGCTGACGCAGGCCTTTGAAAAGACCACGGATGCCAAGGGCTTTTGCGGCATCGGCAGCGTCAAGACCAATATCGGCCATACCGATACGGCGGCAGGCGTCGCCAGTCTGATCAAGGTCAGCATGGCGCTGCATCACGGCCAGATTCCGCCCTCGCTGGGATATGAGGCGCCCAATCCGGCCATCGACTTTGAAGATTCACCCTTCATGGTGAATGATCGCCTGCGTGACTTCCCGCGTCTGAACGGCGCGCCGCGTCGTGCCGGAGTGAACAGCCTTGGCGTCGGTGGCACCAATGCGCATGCCGTCGTCGAAGAGGCGCCCGCGCGGGCCGCTTCGGAGGAAAGCGACTGGCCCTTCCATCTGCTGGTCCTGTCGGCACGCAGCAAGACCGCGCTGGATCAGGCCTCGTCAAATCTTGCCGCGCATCTGCGGGCCCATCCCGAACAGCCTCTGGCAGATGTGGCCTGGACGCTGAAGGAGGGTCGTCGCGCCTTTGAGCACCGCCGTGTCCTGGTGGCCCATGATCACGATGAGGCCGCAGCCAAGCTGGAAGAGGGCGACCCGCGCAAGGTCTTTACCCATCAGGAATTGCCCGAGCCCCCAGAGGTCGTGTTCATGTTCCCCGGCGGCGGCGCGCAATTTGCCGGCATGGCCCGCGACCTGTATGAAACCGAACCGGTTTTTCAGGAGTGGATGGATCGCGGACTGGATCATCTGGCTCCCTCGCTGGACTATGATCTGCGGGCGGTCTGGCTGCCCGAGGCCGAGGATCACGCCGCTGCGGTCGAGCGCCTGAAAAAACCCTCGGTGCAATTGCCGCTGATCATGATCACCGAATATGCGCTGGCCCAGCTCTGGATGAGTTGGGGCGTGCAGCCCGCGGCCCTGATCGGGCATTCCATGGGCGAAAACACCGCGGCATGTCTGGCCGGCGTGATGTCCTTCGAGGATTGCATCGGCCTGGTGCATCTGCGCGGACAATTGTTTGACACGATCGCGCCGGGCGGGATGCTGTCGGTGCCGCTGTCGCGTGAAGCCTTGCAGGCCTATTGGGCCGATGATCTGGACATGGCCTCGGTCAATGCGCCCGATCTTTGCGTCGTTTCGGGGCCGCAGGCGGCGCTGGACGATCTGGAACAACGGCTGGCCAGAGATGAGATCGAGGCGCAGCGAATCCAGATCGACATTGCCGCCCACAGCCGGATGCTGGAACCGATCCTGACCCGCTTTGGCGACTATCTGCGCAGCATTCCCCTGAATGCGCCGAAACTGCCGGTGATCTCGAACCGGACCGGCCAGCCGCTGACCGCTGCCGAGGCCACCAGCCCCGATTACTGGGTCGCGCATCTGCGCAATACGGTGAATTTCGCTGATGGGATCGCCTGCCTGACCCAGAGCAAGAATCGCGTCTATCTGGAAGTCGGACCGGGCCGGGCGTTGTCATCGCTGGCTCAGGCCAATGGCATCCCCTCCAATCAGGTCATGCCCTCGCTGCGCCATCCCGAACAGCAGGTGGCCGATGACGAATGGTTCATCTCGACTCTCGGGCGCCTCTGGGCGGTCGGGATCGCCGTGGACTGGACCCCGATCTGGGGCGAGGCGCGTCGCAACAGGGTGCCTCTGCCCACCTATCCTTTCCAGCGCAGCAGCTATTTCATCGAACCGGGGCAGGTCGATCTGCGCCCCGAAGAGGATTGGGCCGAACGCATCGAAGGCGTCGAAAACTGGGGCTGGCAGCCGCATTGGCGCCCCCGTGCCGCCGAGACCGAGATCGAGGCCGATGATCTTCGGATGGCGGAACCCTGCACATGGCTGGTCTTTGCAGATGAGGCCGGGCTGGCCGAACGTGCCATTGCCCGTCTGCGTGGTGTGGGCCACAAGGTGATCGAGGTGCGCGCGGGCGATATCTATGCCCAGACCGGCGAGGACAGCTTTACCCTGTCGCCCGAACGCGGACGCGAGGATTATGACCGGCTGATTCATGATCTGGTTGCGCAGGGGCTTGCGCCGCAACGGATCGCGCATTTCTGGCTGGTGACCGCCTCGGAAAATTTCCGTCCCGGATCCAGCTTCTTCCATCGCAATCAGGAACAGGGGTTTTACAGCCTGATGTTCCTGGCGCAGGCCATTGCCGAGGAAAACCTGCCGCGGCCCATCCATGTCATGGCCGTGACGACCGGTGCCGTGCAGGTGCGCGATGAGGCCTTGCCCTATCCCGAAAAGGCGACCATCGCGGGGCCATTGCGGGTGATGCCGCGCGAATTGCCGGGGGTGACCTGTTCCTCGCTGGACCTTGCGCTGCCTGCGGGGCGGCGTGCGGATGCGGCGTGGGATGCGCTGACGGATCGCGTGCTTGAGGAAATGCTGGCGGATGCGGCGAACCTCTCGGCCGCGCTGCGTGGAGAGCGTCGCTATCAGCTGACCTGGCGATCCTTGCCGCTGGAGCAACAGGTTACCGGTCTGCCGCAAGCGGCGGTGGTCATGCTGACGGGTGGCTATGGTGGCATCGGGCTGACCGTGGCCGAGCGGCTCGCCCGTGATCTCGGCGCACGGATCGCACTGATCGGGCGTCGTGCCTTGCCCCCGCGCGATCAATGGGAGCGCATCCTGCGGTCCGCGGCTCCCAATGACGTGATGGCCGGACGCATCCGTGGCGTGCAACAGCTTGAAGCGGCAGGGGCAGAGGTCATCTGCCTGTCAGCGGATGTCTGCAACCTGCAGGATATGCAGGCGGCGCGAGACGAGGTCATGGCCCGATTTGGCCGGATCGACGCGGTCATTCACGGTGCCGGTGTTGTCGATGATGCACCGATTCTGGCGAAATCATCGGCCAGTGTCGAAAATGTCTTTGCGCCCAAGGTTCACGGCACCGAGGTTCTGGACAAGGTGTTCCCTGATGGTTCGGTCGGGCATATCGTGGTCTTCAGTTCCACCTCGACCGCCATCGCGCCTGCGGGGCAGGTCGATTATGTGGCCGCCAATGAGTTCCTGAATGCCTGGGCGAAATCGCGTGCAGGCGGGAAAACCGCCGTCACGGCGATCAACTGGGGTATCTGGGCCGAGGTCGGCATGGCCGCCGAAGCCTTTGCCACGCCCGAGGTTGCCGAGGTGCAGCCCGTCGATGCGCCCTTGCTGGATGGCGCGACATTCGATGCCGATGGAAACCGCATCTTTACCAGCGCGTTCACGACCAAGATGTGGTTGCTGGATGGCCATCGCACCAGGGATGGTCAGGCCTTGGTGCCGGGCACCGGCTATCTGGACCTGATCGCACAGGCCCTGCGGGCCAATGGCGAGCAGGGCGATTTCCAGATCCGTGATCTGTATTTCTTCCGCCCGCTTTCGGTGGATGATGGCGCGACGCGGCAGATGCGCCTGTCTCTGACGCGCAATGACGAAGGCTATGCCGTTCAGATCCGCAGCGATGTTCAGGTCGATGGCCGCGTCGGCTTTGAACTGAACGCTCAGGCGCAGATCAGCTTTGACAAGCCCCCGCAACCCCGGATCGATCTGGCGGAGATTGCCGCGCGCTGCAATCGCGATGTCGAGGCCGATCCCTCTGGACTGGTCAGCCCGCAAGAGGCGCATCTGCGCTTTGGTCCGCGCTGGCGCGTCCTGCGCCGTCGCAGCCATGGCGCAAACGAAGGTCTGGCCGAACTGGCCTTGCCCGATGCCTTCCGCAGCGAGACCTTGAAAGGCTATCAGATTCATCCGGCGCTGATGGATCTGGCGACAGGCTGGGCGATGGGATTGATCGAGGGGTATCAGGCCAATCATCTCTGGGTGCCGGTCAGCTATGGCACCATCAGGGTTCATGCGCCGCTGCCCGCTGAAATCCGCAGCTGGGTGCGCAACGCGGGTGACAACAACAGCAATTCGCCCTTTGCGCGCTTTGACGTGACACTGACCGATGCCGCCGGCAACGTGCTGATCGATATCGAGGGCTTTACCATTCACCGGATCGAAGGGACGCTGGATTTCGGGGCAGGCAATGCCAGACGCGATATCCTGTTCCCCGATCAGGGCGATGGCGATCGCAAGCTGTCGCCTGCCGAGGAGAGACTGCAGCACAATCTGTCGCAGGGGATCCGCCCGCAAGAGGGCGCAGAGGGTTTCATTCGTGCGCTGGCCACCGGCAAGCCGCAGGTTGTCGTGTCCTCAATGCCGCTGCCGCAGCTGATTTCGCAGGCGGGTCTGGCCGTCGAGGAAAGCCAGCAGCGCGAAGGGTTCGAACGCCCCGAGCTGGACAGTGATTACGTCGAACCGCGCAACGGCATTGAACGCACCCTGGTCGGCTTCTGGCAGGAATTGCTGGGCGTCAGCCAGGTCGGGGTCGAGGACAGCTTCTTCGATCTGGGTGGGCATTCGCTGATCGCCGTGCGGCTGTTTGCGATGATCCGCAAGACCTGGTCTGTTGATTTCCCGATCTCGATCCTGTTCGAGGCGCCGACCATCGCCGCCTGTGCCGCCCTGATCGAAGAACGGATCGGCCCGCAGGATGGCGAGGCCGAGGCTCCGGTGAAAAAGACGCCCAGCCGGCGCTATACCCATCTGGTGCCGATGCATCAGGGCGAAGGCGGCGGCAAACGCCCCTTCTTCCTTGTGGCGGGCATGTTCGGCAATGTGCTGAACCTGCGCCATCTGGCGCAATTGCTGGGCGGCGACCGGCCCTTCTATGGCATGCAGGCGCGGGGCCTGTTCGGCGAGGACAAGCCGCATGACAATTTTGTCGATGCGGCAAGGGATTACATTGCAGAGTTGAAGTCGGTTCAGCCTCAGGGCCCCTATCTTCTGGGCGGCTTTTCGGGTGGCGGTCTGATCGCATGGGAAATGGCCCGTCAGCTTGAGGCCGGCGGGGATGAGGTCGCGCTGACCGTTCTTCTGGATACGCCATTGCCTCTGAGGCCGAATCTGACAAGGCAGGACAAGGCTCTGATCAAGCTGGCGGAATTGCGTCGGAAAGGTCCGGCCTATCTGGCCGAATGGATGAAGGCGCGGGCCGATTGGAAACGTCAGCAAAAGGCGTTGGGTGACGCGCCTTCGGAAAGCGCCAACCAGTTCCACAACACCGCGATTGAAACCGCCTTCCGCGCCGCATTGCCCAAATATGACATGCAGCCGCGAGATGGCAGGGTCGTTCTGTTCCGCCCGCCTCTGGACCTGCATTGGCGGGTGTCCGGCGGGCGCTGGGTCAGCGCGGCCAAGGAATATGTCTATGAGGACAACGACCTGACACGCTTTGCGCCTGCCTTGCAGGTGATCGAGGTTCCGGGCGATCATGACAGCATGGTGCTGGAGCCGAATGTAAGGGTGATGGCCGTGCGCATGCGCGAGGTGATTGCCCAGGCCGAGCAAGGGCTTGATCCGGCCTATGCCCAGGCGGCGGAGTAGGCGCATGGCAACAGTTCTGACAGTCATCCTGAACTGGCGCACCGCGCCCATGACCCTGAAATCGGCCGAGGCTGCCATTGCCGCGATGAAGGATATTGCGGGCGAAATCGTCATTGTCGACAATGACAGTCAGGACGGCTCCGAGGATATCCTGCGCGAGGCCGTGGCCGAAGGTGGCTGGGACCGCGTCCGCGTCATCCAGTCCGGCCATAATGGCGGCTTTGGCGCAGGCAATAATGTGGGCATACGCGCCGGCCTGACCGGCGGAGGGCGGCCCGATTACGTCTATCTGCTGAATTCGGATGCCTTCCCCGCCGTCGATGCCATTCAGGTGTTGCGCGATCATATGGAGGCCAACCCGGCGGTGGGGCTGGCTGGCAGCTATATCCATGGCACCGACGACCAACCCCATGTCACCTGTTTCCGCTTTCCCTCGGTCGCGTCGGAATTCGAGGGCGGCGCGCAATCGGGGCCGGTGTCGCGGCTGCTGCGCCATGCGATCATTCCCCAGCCGATCCCCGAACAGACCACGCCCATGGATTGGGTGGCGGGAGCCAGCCTGATGATGCGTCAGGACATGCTGGACCAGATCGGGGCCTTTGACGAAGGCTATTTCCTGTATTTCGAGGAAACCGATCTTTGCCTGCGTGCCGCGCGGGCCGGGTGGCGGACCGATTACGTGCCGACCAGCCGCGTGGCGCATATCGGGTCGGTTTCGACCGGCATGAAGCAATGGGACCGCACGCCCGGCTATTGGTTTGACAGCCGCTGGCGTTATTTCCGCAAGAACCACGGTCTTGGCACGGCCATGGCCGCAACCCTGGCCCAGGTCTCGGGGCTTTCCATCAATCGCCTGCGCGCCGCGCTTGGCAATGCGCCGCGCAACGGTCCCAAGGGGCATATGCGCGACCTGCTGGCACATGACCTGCGCGCCCTGCGCAAAGGCATTGCTCCGGCAAGCATTCACAGCTCCGCTTCTTCCGTCACCGAGAGGACGACATGACGCAATCCGCCGTATTTATCGGGAATGAATCCCTTTTGATCCAATGCGCCGGACAATGGCGCGACCGCGGTCATTCCATTGCCGCGATCATCACGCGCGACAGCGACATTCGTCACTGGGCTGAAACTCAGGGCATTCCGGCCCTGTCACAGGCTGATACCAAGGAGCCGGGTGATCTGGCCTATGACTGGCTGTTCAGCATCGCCAATCTGTCGCTGGTGCCCGAGGCATTGCTGCAGCGCGCCGCCAGGGGTGCCATCAACTTTCACGACGGGCCATTGCCACGCCGCGCGGGGTTGAACACGCCGGCCTGGGCGATCCTGCAGGGTGACAGCCAGCATGGCATCACCTGGCATCTGATCGAAGGTGATATCGACGAAGGTGATATCCTGGAACAGCGGCTGTTCCCGATTGCCGACGATGACACCACGCTGACCCTGAACACAAAGGCCTTCGAGGCGGCAATCGACAGTTTCCCTGCCGTGATCGGACAGGTCGAAAACGGCCTTCAGCGCCGGAAGCAGGATCTCTCCCTGCGAGGCTACCACGCCCGCGCAGATCGCCCCGAGGCAGCCGCTGCAATTGATTTTACGGCTTCGCGCGACGCGGCGCTGCGTCTGATCCGCGGGCTGGATCATGGCGACTATGTCAATCCGCTGGCCCTGGCCAAATTCGAAGTGGATGGCCGGGTGATTTCGGTGGCCCATGGTTCGCCAGCCGAGGGCGCGGGCGCGCCCGGAACGGTCATCGCGGCCGGGGTCGAGGGGATTACCGCGATATTCGCGGATGGGGCGTTGCGTCTTGAAGGGTTGCGGGCGCTGGATGGCGCGGAATTCGACCCTGCCGGATTGCTGGGGAAGGTTCTGAACGGTCCGCAGGATCGCCAGGGCCTGACAGATGCCATTGCCGCGACTGTCGGCGGCGAGGGTTATTGGCGCACGGCATTGCGCCGTCTGGCTGC
This is a stretch of genomic DNA from Paracoccus seriniphilus. It encodes these proteins:
- a CDS encoding type I polyketide synthase; the protein is MTKHDDPLQGLDGAIAITGMSAHLPGAADIDQYWANLRDGIESIRHLSVDELLANGESPARLRQKNYVPASSILEGFERFDADFFGLSPKEAAIMDPQHRQFLECAWEAFENSGHTPEGFDGPIGVFAGCGMGSYFYFNICSNADLVKNTGMFLLRHTGNDKDFLSTRVSHIFDLKGPSLSIQTACSTSLVAVHQAAQSLLNGECDMALAGGVTIELPHGRGYLFEDGEILSPDGHCHAFDHRAQGTVFGSGAGCVVLRRLEDAIADGDHIWAVVRGTAVNNDGSAKAGYLAPSVEGQARAIAEAQAVAGVNAGTVGYVECHGTGTYLGDPIEVAALTQAFEKTTDAKGFCGIGSVKTNIGHTDTAAGVASLIKVSMALHHGQIPPSLGYEAPNPAIDFEDSPFMVNDRLRDFPRLNGAPRRAGVNSLGVGGTNAHAVVEEAPARAASEESDWPFHLLVLSARSKTALDQASSNLAAHLRAHPEQPLADVAWTLKEGRRAFEHRRVLVAHDHDEAAAKLEEGDPRKVFTHQELPEPPEVVFMFPGGGAQFAGMARDLYETEPVFQEWMDRGLDHLAPSLDYDLRAVWLPEAEDHAAAVERLKKPSVQLPLIMITEYALAQLWMSWGVQPAALIGHSMGENTAACLAGVMSFEDCIGLVHLRGQLFDTIAPGGMLSVPLSREALQAYWADDLDMASVNAPDLCVVSGPQAALDDLEQRLARDEIEAQRIQIDIAAHSRMLEPILTRFGDYLRSIPLNAPKLPVISNRTGQPLTAAEATSPDYWVAHLRNTVNFADGIACLTQSKNRVYLEVGPGRALSSLAQANGIPSNQVMPSLRHPEQQVADDEWFISTLGRLWAVGIAVDWTPIWGEARRNRVPLPTYPFQRSSYFIEPGQVDLRPEEDWAERIEGVENWGWQPHWRPRAAETEIEADDLRMAEPCTWLVFADEAGLAERAIARLRGVGHKVIEVRAGDIYAQTGEDSFTLSPERGREDYDRLIHDLVAQGLAPQRIAHFWLVTASENFRPGSSFFHRNQEQGFYSLMFLAQAIAEENLPRPIHVMAVTTGAVQVRDEALPYPEKATIAGPLRVMPRELPGVTCSSLDLALPAGRRADAAWDALTDRVLEEMLADAANLSAALRGERRYQLTWRSLPLEQQVTGLPQAAVVMLTGGYGGIGLTVAERLARDLGARIALIGRRALPPRDQWERILRSAAPNDVMAGRIRGVQQLEAAGAEVICLSADVCNLQDMQAARDEVMARFGRIDAVIHGAGVVDDAPILAKSSASVENVFAPKVHGTEVLDKVFPDGSVGHIVVFSSTSTAIAPAGQVDYVAANEFLNAWAKSRAGGKTAVTAINWGIWAEVGMAAEAFATPEVAEVQPVDAPLLDGATFDADGNRIFTSAFTTKMWLLDGHRTRDGQALVPGTGYLDLIAQALRANGEQGDFQIRDLYFFRPLSVDDGATRQMRLSLTRNDEGYAVQIRSDVQVDGRVGFELNAQAQISFDKPPQPRIDLAEIAARCNRDVEADPSGLVSPQEAHLRFGPRWRVLRRRSHGANEGLAELALPDAFRSETLKGYQIHPALMDLATGWAMGLIEGYQANHLWVPVSYGTIRVHAPLPAEIRSWVRNAGDNNSNSPFARFDVTLTDAAGNVLIDIEGFTIHRIEGTLDFGAGNARRDILFPDQGDGDRKLSPAEERLQHNLSQGIRPQEGAEGFIRALATGKPQVVVSSMPLPQLISQAGLAVEESQQREGFERPELDSDYVEPRNGIERTLVGFWQELLGVSQVGVEDSFFDLGGHSLIAVRLFAMIRKTWSVDFPISILFEAPTIAACAALIEERIGPQDGEAEAPVKKTPSRRYTHLVPMHQGEGGGKRPFFLVAGMFGNVLNLRHLAQLLGGDRPFYGMQARGLFGEDKPHDNFVDAARDYIAELKSVQPQGPYLLGGFSGGGLIAWEMARQLEAGGDEVALTVLLDTPLPLRPNLTRQDKALIKLAELRRKGPAYLAEWMKARADWKRQQKALGDAPSESANQFHNTAIETAFRAALPKYDMQPRDGRVVLFRPPLDLHWRVSGGRWVSAAKEYVYEDNDLTRFAPALQVIEVPGDHDSMVLEPNVRVMAVRMREVIAQAEQGLDPAYAQAAE
- a CDS encoding glycosyltransferase family 2 protein, with the translated sequence MATVLTVILNWRTAPMTLKSAEAAIAAMKDIAGEIVIVDNDSQDGSEDILREAVAEGGWDRVRVIQSGHNGGFGAGNNVGIRAGLTGGGRPDYVYLLNSDAFPAVDAIQVLRDHMEANPAVGLAGSYIHGTDDQPHVTCFRFPSVASEFEGGAQSGPVSRLLRHAIIPQPIPEQTTPMDWVAGASLMMRQDMLDQIGAFDEGYFLYFEETDLCLRAARAGWRTDYVPTSRVAHIGSVSTGMKQWDRTPGYWFDSRWRYFRKNHGLGTAMAATLAQVSGLSINRLRAALGNAPRNGPKGHMRDLLAHDLRALRKGIAPASIHSSASSVTERTT